One Gemmatimonadaceae bacterium DNA window includes the following coding sequences:
- the moaC gene encoding cyclic pyranopterin monophosphate synthase MoaC — MKSLTHIDTAGAARMVDISAKPPTLRMARARGAITMRPETLTAIRENQIAKGDVLAVARIAGIMGAKRTSELVPLCHPIALSDIQLQLSLDEELPGVWVEATAKTSGSTGVEMEAIVAVSVSLVTLYDMAKGVDKGMVIGQISLIEKRGGKSGDWVRT; from the coding sequence ATGAAGAGTCTGACTCACATCGACACCGCCGGCGCCGCCCGAATGGTCGACATCTCCGCCAAGCCGCCGACGCTCCGAATGGCCCGCGCCCGCGGCGCGATCACGATGCGCCCCGAAACGCTGACCGCCATCCGCGAGAACCAGATCGCCAAGGGTGATGTGCTCGCCGTGGCGCGGATCGCCGGGATCATGGGGGCCAAGAGGACCTCCGAACTGGTTCCGCTCTGCCACCCGATCGCCTTGTCCGACATCCAGTTACAGCTATCACTTGACGAAGAACTTCCGGGCGTGTGGGTCGAGGCGACCGCGAAAACGAGCGGTTCCACCGGCGTCGAGATGGAGGCGATCGTGGCCGTAAGTGTGAGCTTGGTCACGCTTTACGACATGGCCAAGGGGGTGGATAAGGGGATGGTGATCGGTCAGATTTCCCTCATCGAAAAGCGCGGCGGGAAGAGCGGGGACTGGGTAAGGACTTAA
- a CDS encoding amidase, protein MPHPSLLLALAFPLVARAQAAPPPAATRSAPPFVIEEATIADVHAAMQRGALTCRDLVAGYLRRIEAYDRNGPGINALIVVNPQALATADSLDRRYQRNGFVGALHCIPVIVKDNFETVDLPTSAGTLALKGWQPTRDAFQVQRIRAAGAIVLAKANMAELAFSPNETVSSILAGYTRNPYSLDRVTAGSSGGTAAAVAASFGTVGLGSDTGNSIRGPSAHQALVGIRSTMGLTSRTGVVPLFDSQDIAGPMARTVADAAAVFQVVAGEDPLDPVTAAARARVIPRYADSLRADGLRGARIGVLHAAYDTPTLDSEVQAVFQRALADLARLGATIVDPVAIPALDSIRRLQSGACSPFRYDFDRYMARVADSHPPVSTVDEILKSGRYHPSIQARLEAAVRVTESPAESPGCQARERYREALRLALRQLMDSLKLDAVAYPTWSNPPRLIGDLNTPGGDNSQVFSPATGFPAITVPMGYTRATLPAGLQLLARPFAEGTLFRLAFAYEQGTHHRHPPATVPPLR, encoded by the coding sequence CTGCCGCACCCTTCCCTGCTGCTCGCGCTCGCCTTCCCCCTCGTGGCGCGCGCCCAGGCCGCGCCGCCGCCAGCCGCAACGCGCTCGGCGCCGCCCTTCGTCATCGAGGAAGCTACCATTGCCGACGTCCACGCCGCCATGCAGCGCGGCGCCCTCACCTGCCGCGACCTCGTGGCCGGCTACCTGCGGCGCATCGAGGCGTACGACCGCAACGGCCCCGGCATCAACGCCCTCATCGTCGTCAACCCGCAGGCGCTCGCCACCGCCGACTCGCTCGACCGGCGCTATCAGCGCAACGGGTTCGTGGGGGCGCTGCACTGCATTCCCGTCATCGTGAAGGACAACTTCGAGACGGTCGACCTCCCCACCAGCGCCGGGACGCTCGCCCTCAAGGGGTGGCAGCCCACGCGCGATGCCTTCCAGGTGCAACGCATCCGCGCCGCCGGCGCCATCGTCCTCGCCAAGGCCAACATGGCGGAGCTGGCCTTCTCCCCTAACGAGACCGTCTCCTCGATCCTGGCCGGCTACACGCGCAATCCCTACTCGCTCGATCGCGTCACCGCCGGCTCCAGCGGCGGGACGGCGGCCGCCGTGGCGGCGTCGTTCGGCACCGTGGGACTGGGGAGCGACACCGGCAACTCGATCCGCGGCCCCTCCGCGCACCAGGCGCTCGTCGGGATCCGCTCGACCATGGGGCTCACCTCGCGCACCGGCGTCGTCCCCCTCTTCGACTCGCAGGATATTGCCGGCCCCATGGCGCGCACTGTCGCCGACGCCGCCGCCGTCTTCCAGGTGGTCGCCGGGGAGGATCCGCTCGACCCCGTCACCGCCGCCGCACGCGCTCGTGTCATCCCTCGTTATGCAGACTCGCTCCGCGCCGATGGGCTGCGCGGCGCGCGCATCGGCGTCCTCCACGCCGCCTACGATACCCCAACGCTCGACAGCGAGGTGCAGGCGGTCTTCCAGCGCGCCCTCGCCGACCTCGCACGACTCGGCGCCACCATCGTCGACCCGGTCGCCATTCCCGCCCTCGACTCCATCCGCCGGCTGCAATCCGGCGCCTGCTCGCCCTTCCGGTACGACTTCGACCGCTACATGGCGCGCGTTGCCGACTCGCACCCCCCGGTGAGCACCGTCGACGAGATCCTCAAGTCGGGGCGCTACCACCCCTCCATCCAGGCGCGCCTCGAGGCCGCGGTGCGCGTCACCGAGTCGCCGGCCGAAAGCCCGGGGTGCCAGGCGCGCGAGCGGTATCGCGAGGCGCTGCGTCTCGCCCTGCGACAGCTCATGGACTCGCTCAAGCTCGACGCCGTCGCCTACCCCACGTGGAGCAACCCGCCCCGCCTCATCGGCGACCTCAACACACCGGGGGGCGACAACTCGCAGGTCTTCTCTCCCGCCACCGGCTTCCCCGCCATCACCGTCCCCATGGGCTACACCCGCGCCACCCTCCCCGCCGGGCTGCAGCTCCTCGCCCGCCCGTTTGCGGAAGGGACGCTCTTCCGCCTGGCGTTCGCCTACGAGCAGGGCACGCACCATCGCCACCCTCCCGCCACCGTCCCCCCGCTTCGATAG
- a CDS encoding transglycosylase SLT domain-containing protein produces MQDLSKSYVHRGDAERRKRRVRGAIMLVGVITAGTMAARNWEPAEATATPLRRTLADRAEVQRLQRQIEEARGDLRLATAQLERWNRIFHYSHKFRIPADMAGAVYDAAIAERIDPELAFPLVKLESDFKESALSEVGAIGLTQLMLATAKYYDPTLTRARLHDRNTNLHIGFRYLRDLIREQRGDIQMALLAYNRGPAAVEVAKELDLDASNGYDRIVLKGYRGKGILD; encoded by the coding sequence ATGCAGGATCTCAGCAAGTCGTACGTGCACCGCGGCGACGCGGAGCGACGAAAGCGGAGAGTCCGAGGGGCGATCATGCTGGTGGGAGTCATCACCGCCGGCACCATGGCCGCCCGGAATTGGGAGCCCGCTGAAGCCACCGCGACCCCGCTCCGGCGCACCCTGGCCGATCGCGCCGAGGTCCAGCGACTCCAGCGCCAGATCGAGGAGGCGCGCGGGGACCTGCGACTCGCCACGGCCCAGCTCGAGCGCTGGAACCGCATCTTCCATTACTCGCACAAGTTCCGGATTCCGGCCGACATGGCCGGCGCCGTGTACGATGCCGCCATTGCCGAGCGCATCGACCCCGAACTCGCCTTCCCGCTGGTCAAGCTGGAGAGCGACTTCAAGGAGTCGGCGCTGAGTGAAGTGGGGGCCATCGGCCTCACGCAGCTCATGCTGGCGACGGCCAAGTACTACGACCCGACGCTCACGCGCGCGCGCCTGCACGATCGGAACACCAACCTTCACATCGGCTTCCGCTATCTCCGCGACCTGATCCGGGAGCAGCGGGGCGACATCCAGATGGCGCTCCTGGCCTACAACCGCGGCCCGGCGGCGGTCGAGGTGGCGAAGGAACTCGACCTGGACGCGTCCAACGGCTACGACCGCATCGTCCTGAAGGGATACCGCGGCAAGGGGATTCTCGACTGA